ACCGGTCCGCCGGAACCGGCGGCGTATCAACCAAAGCCATGATCTAGATCCCCGTGTTCCCGCGGGACGATGCGCCATCTCCGCGGCACAGGGCAACCAGATACAACCAGAACATCTTTTCAACCTTAACGTTTATATCGAATAGGTAGTTCTCTCTACAAGACGGCCAGAATCCCTCATTGCCGAGACCGACGCCACCGCTCCCTTCTTTGGCAAGCCGCCATCACCCTTCAGCGAGCCCCAGCAGGGCCGGCACCAAGGCCCTGATCGCCGTGGCCGCGTCGCGATCGAGCGCCTTCAGCCAGCGCCTCGGGATGGCGTCGAGGCCATATGTCGCGCCGGCCAAGGCGCCGACGATGGCCCCGGTGGTGTCCGCGTCGCCACCGTGATTGACGGTGCGGATCAGACAGTCCTCGAAGGTATCGGTGGCAAAGTAACCGTCGAACACGGTCTGAAGCGTGTCGACGACATAGGCCGACGACAGCCCCCGATAGGGAACGAAACGGAAGGTCGGATAGCGGCCGACCAGACCATCCGCCAGTCGCGCGGCAGCGGCCCGCCCTCCTCCGGCAATCAGCGTGGCCAGCATGCCGGCCAGCGCGTCGCAAGCGGCGTCCGACAGCGGATGGTTGTGGGTGACATGCCCCTGCTCCACCGCCCAGCGGCGGGCGCGGGCCGGATCGCGATAGCTGGCGATCGCTGCCGGCAGAACGCGCATGGCAGCGCCGTTGCCCGCATCGCCCTCGTTCGGCGGGCCGATGACGATGCCACGCTGGATGTAGCGGCGGATGCCGCGCCGGCAGGTGTTGCCGACGTCGGGCGGCCCCGACTTGAGCCAGGCGGCGAACTCCTCGCAGAGATCGGTGAGGTCGAGTTCGCCCTTGCGGGCGAGCGAACGCCCCAGGGCCAGAGACATCGCCGTATCGTCCGTCACCGCGCCGGCCTTGAGGTGCAGCCAGCCACCCCCGACGATATCGCACAATAGGCCGTGCTCGACGGCGATCTCTCGCGGCGTCATGAACTCGACGGTAGCGCCGAGCGCGTCGCCAATGGCAAGGCCCAGGAAGGCGGCGAGAGCCCGGTCCGCAATGCCGGCATCGATCATGCAGGCCTCCCGTTGCCGACCGAAATGCCCGTGAGGACGAGCCAGCTCATCGCGACACGCTGAGTTCGTAGTCGCCGCCGATCACCAGATACTCTCCCTCGCCCTTGAGGGGGTGAGATGCCATCAGCGTGTTGAAGAACAGGATCTTCTCGCGCGGCACCCGTGCCGTGAGAATGACGTCACCGAAGCAGTCGGCGATGTCGCGTTCGGCCGTGAAGGACGACAGGCTGTTGAGGCGCATGACGATCCGGCGCCGATCGATCCGCTGCCGGATGGGATGTTCGTCGAAATCATTGACGCCGCGATGGAGCGTCAGGTGGGTTTCCGTCGGAGAGGCGAAGCGGACGAGCGCCCACTGGCAGAACTCGTAGAGCAGGTCGAGCTGGGCCATGATCGCGTTGTTGTGGAAGCGGCTCGACATCTTCTCGGCGACATAGGCCGCCCAGGCGGCCGGCGCCTGCCTCACCAGACGTTCCCGATGAAACGTTGGAAAGATGCCGAAGCGGCTTTCCACCCAGCCCTTCAGCACCGCCCCCTCCGGACCGTTGCTGTCGTAGCCCCAGCCCTTGATGAGCCTCAGATAGGACGAGCGATAGCGCCGCCGTCCCGCCGCGTTCCCCGGCTCGCGCTGCTCGCGGTCGATGCCGAACATCGCCATCATGTAACTGGCGAAGGCCTCGCCCGCCTCGGTCAGGTCCGCGGCGAGCCCGAGCATCTCGAACAATCCTCCGTTCATCTCGCGCACGCCGGAAACGTGGACGGGAACCGGGCGGGCGTTGAAGGCGACGTCGGCAAGAAAAGCCGTCGACAGCCCGACGAGATTGGTCGAGTGGCCGATCAGGCCGCCGTCCGGTGTTCCCTCCTCGCTGACTGCCGCTTCACTCACGATGAAGACCGCTCCAAAGCCCGGGGCTCAGCCGCCATCGATCGGTCGCAGGGCATCGCCGAACGACACGAAGGGACGGCGCGGCGGCGCGGCGGGCCGGGCAGGGTCGCGGTCCTTCAGGACCTTGAAAAGCCGTTTCTCAAGCGGCGAAGCGCCGGAGAACTCCCGATAGGCGCGCTCCAGCATGGAGCGGGCGCGGGCGGCGGCAACGGCATCGGGCAGGTCTTCGAGGTCATCGCCCGCCAGCATCTCGCCCATGCGTTTCATGACGTGAAGGCGGCAGACGGCGAGGCGCTCGGGATCGAAGCGAACGCCGAGGACATCGAAGAAGTCTTCGGCCGAGGAAAGGCGCCTCATCCTCTCAAGGATGCCGGTGGCGTCGGGAACAGGGCGATCTATAGGACAGGACATGGTGCCTCTCAGCAGAAGGACTTGCCGCAGGAACAGTGGGACGCGGCGTTCGGATTGTCGAAGACGAAGCCCGACTGATCGACGCCATCGACGAAGTCGACGACCAGTCCGTCGACGTGGCGCTGGGTCAGCAGGTCGAGATAGAGCCGGACGCCGCCCTGCTCGACCACGAGATCACCGGGGCGTTCGTCCGTCTCCAGGCCCATTCGATACCTGAGGCCGGCACAGCCTCCGGCTTCGACGATGATGCGCAAACCCTCGGCCTGCCCGTCGGCAGCGGCAAGAGCGGTTCGCACGGCGTCGGCAGCGTTTTCGGTGAGTTCGATCATGGTCATGTCCTCACCACCCGGAAACGAAGTGGTCTAAGCGGAGATTGCATGGCTCATGCCACATTCTAAGTGCCTGAAACTCAACGGACCTGAGTGGCTTGTCGGAAATCCGACATGTTGCCGGGTGCGGTTCACGCCGCCTCCTCCACGCGCCTGCGGAGGTCGGCGAGCCGGCTGAGGCCATCTTCGGCGCCGAAGCAATCGTTGAAGTCGGCGCAGACGGAGCAGGACGGCGCCGCGCAGAGCGAAAATCCCTCGGCTTCGCAGAGCACGCGATAGAAGTACTTCTTCCAGCGCATGTTGCCGGTATTGCCGGCGTGCAGGCTGCGGAAATGGCGGGCGAGCAAACGATTGAGCTCGCCACGGTCGTTCAGCCCCAAATCCTGCCAGAGATGATCGGGCCGCATGGCCCGACGGGCGATCAGGACGGACAGCCAGGTGGCCACCGGTTCGGGTCCGGCGCGATGCGCCATCAGCAGGTCGACGAGGAGAACCTCCTCTTCCGATGGCCCGCTCGGCGGAAGAGTGCGAAACGTCGGAGCGGAGTAGCCCGGAAAGCAGCTACCAAGGAGCCGATCGACGTCGGCGGGCGAAAGACCGAGGCCATCGATGGGGGGACTGCCGGATATCTCCGCCTCGGCCAGCGCAGCCGCAAGAATGGCGGCGAGGATATGGCTGTCGAAAGCCTCGGCTTCGTCCCGCGCCGGGCGGGCCGCGGCGCGGAGCACGGAGTAATGTCGGGCAAAGGCCGGCATGTGGCACCTCCTTCAGCTCTGTCGGGAATCCGACACGGCGAACGCCGCATTGTCGGATCCGATGAGTGTCTGAGGGAGATCAGCGCAAGGGCCGTGCCGGTTCAGTCGGCAAACAGCCGGACCGCGACGTCGCGGGGTCGGGCGGTATAGGGCCAGGACGTGACAATGAGGTCGGCACCAGCCGCCACATAGGCGGCCGCGTTGCTCGGATCGATACCGCCCGCCGCGCCCAGGCGAGCCCTCTTGCCCGGTTCCGGCAGACAGCCGACCAGTTCCGCCACCGCCTCAGGCGTGAACTTTTCAAGCTGGACCACGTCGAAGCCGGCGACAGCCGCCTCGACCGCCTCATCGATCGTACCGACCTCGACGGTCAGCGCCTTCTCGGGCTGGGTTCGCCTGAGGCGAGCCGCGATGTCGGACAGGCTCTCGCCACCAAGAAACACCCGGTGTTCCGGGAAGACGAGGATGGTCTCCGACAGACCATGGCGATGGAGAATGCCTCCTCCGGCCCGGACGGCCAGTTGCGACAGGGCGCGGGCGCCCGGCACCGTCTTGCGCGTGGTCGCCACCGGAACAGGGGCCGCCGCCTCGACCACCGCACGGGTGGCGGTCGCAATGCCAGAGAGGATTTCGAGCAGCGTCTGTGCCGCCTTCCAGGCGCGGTGCAACTCGCCGGCTCGCCCACTTGCCTCCAGAATCGGCGTCCCCGCCGGCAGCCGATCGCCATCGCTGGCGTGAAGATCGACGGCAAGGCCGTCCATCATCCTGGCGGCCACCTCAATGCCGGCGAGCACCATGTCGTGGCGCGCCGTGAAGGTCATGCGGCCGGTGCGATGCCCTATGCCCAGGGCGTCGGTGGTCAGATCGCCGGCCGGCACGTCCTCGGCCAGCAGACGTTCGATCTCGGCGCGGGAAATCACAGATCGATACCGATCATCACGTCGGACGCCTTGATGATGGCGGCGGCGTCCGCGCCGATCGTCAACCCCAGATCGTCGGCCGCCTCATTGGTGATCGCGGCGGTGACCACCATGCCGTCCACGATCTCCACCTTGACATGCGTGGTGGTGGCGCCACGTGTGAGAGCCACTACCTTACCCTTCAGGATATTCCGCGCCGAGAGCCGCATGGCCATCTCCGTGAGTGCGTGCCGTTTCACCTCGTTATATAGCCGAAACAATAACGTTCAAGGCGGTTGGCCCGGCACTTGCGAGGCACCGATCACTGACGCCCGCATTCCGACAAGGAGTCTCTTCATGACCCGTCGCCTGCTCGACCGCTTTCCGGCTCTCGATCCTGCCGACATCAATGCTTCCGAGCTGGCGGCGATCGTTTACGACGAGGGGGCTTCGGTGGACCATCTCATCGCCTTCTTCGCCGACGAACTCCAGGCCACGGGGCGCCGGGTGGGCGGCATCGTCCATCTCCCCGACGACGAGGAACCCGCGAGCAAAGACGTGACGCTGGTCGATCTTGTCGCCGGCGATCGCTGGCGGCAATTGCACGCATGCCCCTCCCCGGCCGAGGCCGCCATGACGAGGCAGCGCATCCTCGCGGCCATCGAGGCGCAGGCCGAC
Above is a window of Pleomorphomonas sp. T1.2MG-36 DNA encoding:
- the draG gene encoding ADP-ribosyl-[dinitrogen reductase] hydrolase, with the protein product MIDAGIADRALAAFLGLAIGDALGATVEFMTPREIAVEHGLLCDIVGGGWLHLKAGAVTDDTAMSLALGRSLARKGELDLTDLCEEFAAWLKSGPPDVGNTCRRGIRRYIQRGIVIGPPNEGDAGNGAAMRVLPAAIASYRDPARARRWAVEQGHVTHNHPLSDAACDALAGMLATLIAGGGRAAAARLADGLVGRYPTFRFVPYRGLSSAYVVDTLQTVFDGYFATDTFEDCLIRTVNHGGDADTTGAIVGALAGATYGLDAIPRRWLKALDRDAATAIRALVPALLGLAEG
- a CDS encoding NAD(+)--dinitrogen-reductase ADP-D-ribosyltransferase, with product MSEAAVSEEGTPDGGLIGHSTNLVGLSTAFLADVAFNARPVPVHVSGVREMNGGLFEMLGLAADLTEAGEAFASYMMAMFGIDREQREPGNAAGRRRYRSSYLRLIKGWGYDSNGPEGAVLKGWVESRFGIFPTFHRERLVRQAPAAWAAYVAEKMSSRFHNNAIMAQLDLLYEFCQWALVRFASPTETHLTLHRGVNDFDEHPIRQRIDRRRIVMRLNSLSSFTAERDIADCFGDVILTARVPREKILFFNTLMASHPLKGEGEYLVIGGDYELSVSR
- the nifW gene encoding nitrogenase stabilizing/protective protein NifW, with product MSCPIDRPVPDATGILERMRRLSSAEDFFDVLGVRFDPERLAVCRLHVMKRMGEMLAGDDLEDLPDAVAAARARSMLERAYREFSGASPLEKRLFKVLKDRDPARPAAPPRRPFVSFGDALRPIDGG
- a CDS encoding HesB/IscA family protein, which codes for MIELTENAADAVRTALAAADGQAEGLRIIVEAGGCAGLRYRMGLETDERPGDLVVEQGGVRLYLDLLTQRHVDGLVVDFVDGVDQSGFVFDNPNAASHCSCGKSFC
- a CDS encoding nitrogen fixation protein NifQ, translated to MPAFARHYSVLRAAARPARDEAEAFDSHILAAILAAALAEAEISGSPPIDGLGLSPADVDRLLGSCFPGYSAPTFRTLPPSGPSEEEVLLVDLLMAHRAGPEPVATWLSVLIARRAMRPDHLWQDLGLNDRGELNRLLARHFRSLHAGNTGNMRWKKYFYRVLCEAEGFSLCAAPSCSVCADFNDCFGAEDGLSRLADLRRRVEEAA
- the modD gene encoding ModD protein, whose product is MISRAEIERLLAEDVPAGDLTTDALGIGHRTGRMTFTARHDMVLAGIEVAARMMDGLAVDLHASDGDRLPAGTPILEASGRAGELHRAWKAAQTLLEILSGIATATRAVVEAAAPVPVATTRKTVPGARALSQLAVRAGGGILHRHGLSETILVFPEHRVFLGGESLSDIAARLRRTQPEKALTVEVGTIDEAVEAAVAGFDVVQLEKFTPEAVAELVGCLPEPGKRARLGAAGGIDPSNAAAYVAAGADLIVTSWPYTARPRDVAVRLFAD
- a CDS encoding TOBE domain-containing protein codes for the protein MRLSARNILKGKVVALTRGATTTHVKVEIVDGMVVTAAITNEAADDLGLTIGADAAAIIKASDVMIGIDL
- a CDS encoding DUF2478 domain-containing protein encodes the protein MTRRLLDRFPALDPADINASELAAIVYDEGASVDHLIAFFADELQATGRRVGGIVHLPDDEEPASKDVTLVDLVAGDRWRQLHACPSPAEAAMTRQRILAAIEAQADLAILPRFGAAEITGGGHADTFGTLAAFGLPILTAIRRDDVEAWLRFTGGIGTLLACRLRVVRDWWQETDGRRQKMLARMNAKSGNVVPLLPTF